The nucleotide sequence CACGTGACCTGCTCAGGGGGTACCCGAGGAGTGCCAGAGGGGGTGGCAAGACGAGGATCAATGGGAACCTGAGATGCAGCGTGGCTGTGCCCAGCCCCTCAGCCTGTGGTGGGAGGACTCCAGAGCAGCAACCCCCAGCAGCCAGCGCAGCCCCCACGTCGACTGGGCCTGCCCAGAAAGGCAGCAGGCAGGGCCAAGTCGCTCAGAAAATGTTGGCCTAGAGTGGGCAGAGCCCTCTGCCCCCCAGGGCCTCCTTCTGCCTTTGCAGCCAGCCGTCAGGCTCGGGGGCTCACCCAGCCCCACTGAAGCCCGAGCTAGCCTCTCCTCGGCCAAGATGGGCCCGAGAGAGGACCTTCCTGGCATGGGGCGGGTTCGGGTCTGCAGGAGGCCCCTGGCACCCAGCTGGGCTCTCTGCCCACAGATGCACCCAGGGCAACCCCAGACACTTGAGCCTGAGAGGCAAGCAGGGCAGGCATCTTTATTCCTGTTTAACAGATAGGGAAAATGAGGTTGGGATTTCCTGGGAAATCCTGGCATGTGGGGatggtgggagaggcagggatGCCTTTTTCTGTACAGTGCCTTCCGGCAGAGGCACCCCGGGGTGGGAAGTGGCCTCTGCTGTAGGTGGAAGGAGGCAGGCCGATGTGGGCACTGGGGGCAGACTCAGGGCAGGGCAGCTTTCCCTCCACCCCTACCCCACTACCCCACCTGGGGGCCCCCAGACAAGCCTGACCCTGCCCGCCACCCTGGTGGCAGCCTGCTCCCCTCCGGTGGCCTCGCGCGGGGGCCGAGTCGTAGGCAGAAGGACGAGCAGGAGCAGATGTGGGAGCCCCGGGGCTCTGTGGGTAGAGCCAGGGGAAGGTTCGGGGGCCAGAGGAGGAAGCGAGGCCCCAGGGAgcagtggggagggtggggggccaTGCCCCTTCCACCttgcccctggggctggcccagttctCTGCCCAGCATGCCCAGTCTGGTGCCTTGGCCTCTGGACTTTCTTAGAGAAATGTGGGTGCCCTGCAATGGGGAACTCAGGCAGGACAGGAAGCGATTCACAGTCCCCTATGTCAGCCCTGACTGTGCCCATGTTTCCTGGGCATGGGGGGTTGGCCCAGGCCTCAGTGGTGTCTTCAAATCTGAATTCTTCAAAGGCTGTGGGTAGTTGGGTTTCCCTCTCTACCTCCTCCACTCACCTCACTGACCCCCCCAGGCAGGCTGCCAGCTGACTCAgtgggaagtgtgtgtgtgtgtgtgtgtgtgtgtgtgtgtgtgtggtggcagCAGGTGGGGGGAAGCGCTGCAGACTGGCTAACTGGGGAGACACTGCATTGCCCACTGAAGCCAAGTCCCCCCTGGTAGCCAAAGGGAGCAGAAGAAGGTGCCACCTGGCCAGCAGTACCCCCATCCTGCCTAGTGCCTCCTGCCCACCCTTGAACCCTCCCTCTGCTGCCTCCTGCCCCACCGCGCCTGCCCTGGGTTctggctgtccctggtgaaggaTGGGGGACACAGGCCAATGCACACAGAACTCCAGCACCTTGTGTTGGGAGGGTGGCTGGGAAAGGGCCCAGAGGGCGGGGGCTGGTGCTGGGGAGGCCTTCTGACGGCCCCTCCTCACCCTGGCCTCCCAGGCATGCCCACCATGTGGCCCCTGTGGCTCCTCACATCCCTgctggccctgagccaggccctgccctTTGAGCAGAAGGGCTTCTGGGACTTCACCCTGGACGATGGGCTGCCCATGCTGAATGACGAGGAGGCTTCGGGTGCTGACACGACCTCGGGCATCCCAGACCTGGACTCCCTCACACCCACCTTCAGCGCCATGTGTCCTTTCGGCTGCCACTGTCACCTGCGGGTCGTTCAGTGCTCCGACCTGGGTCAGTCCCAGAgcctgggtgggggaggaggttGTGTGGAAGCGCAGGCCCACCTTGAGTGCCCCTACCAAGGGACACATGTCTATCCTGTGGGATGGGCATagaaaggtgggggtggggatggagtgAACCCAAGCAGGCTTGGGGACCCTGATTTCAGTGTGGGAGGGTGTGCAGTTGTCCAAGTGCCGTGAGTGGGGAACAAGAAGAGTTCCCCTCTACCAGCTCCGGAGCTTCCGCCTGTCTGTGGTGGAGgccccgtgtgtgtgtgtgtcagtgtgcgTGGGTGTCATCTTGCTCTAAGCCACTCTGGGGCCATGGAACTGGCTCACACTGCTGATGGTGGCCCCGGCCCCCAGGTCTGAAGGCTGTGCCCAAGGAGATCTCGCCCGACACCACACTGCTGGACCTGCAGAACAATGAGATCTCTGAGCTCCGAAAGGATGACTTCAAAGGCCTCCAGCATCTCTATGTAAGCCCCCGAGCCCTTCGGTGAGGCTGCGCAGAGGTGGGCAGTCTGCAGCTGGGGAGTTGCGTCCAGATGGGGGTGTACACATACATGTGGAGGGCGAAAGGGGACCTGGGACCCATGGCGTGCTGAGAGAAGTCTGGAGGCAGGTGGGGCGGGAGCGCCTGGGATCATGGGTTACGTGTGTGTCAGCAACCACAAGCGCAGGACAGGATCACTCAGCCCAATTCTCTTTTCAGCTGAAAACTTTTCATCTTACTGATTCCTCCTAGCAACACAGGAAGAATAGATTTCATTGCAGCCAGGGtgcaagtggggaaactgaggctcgggaaAGTGACGGGCTGCGCTGGGCAGTAGAAGCATTGCAGGCCTGGGTGCCGGCTCCTTGCTCTGCGCTCTGCCTGTGAGCACAGGCCAATCCGGGGCTCAGACATCTGTGAAGTCCTGAGAATCactagctcaggtggcagggGAGGGTGAGATGCGGAGCTGGTGCCTTCACCTCTGGCGCCCGCCGTGCTGCCTCAGGCCCTCGTCCTGGTGAACAACAAGATCTCCAAGATCCACGAGAAGGCCTTCAGCCCCCTGCGGAAGCTGCAGAAGCTCTACATCTCCAAGAACCACCTGGTGGAGATCCCTCCCAACCTGCCCAGCTCCCTGGTGGAGCTCCGCATCCATGACAACCGCATCCGCAAGGTGCCCAAGGGCGTGTTCAGCGGGCTGCGCAACATGAATTGCATAGGTGAGTGTGGCCGGTAGGAGGGGGTCTGGGAGAGGGGCCTCTTCCAGCCAGCGCAGCATAGCCATGGACAAGCCCAGGGGACCTCAGGGAACATTCTGGAGGCTTATCTAGGGGCATTCCCCATAGCCACCAAGGCAAGGTGAAGAGAAGGCAGGGGACCgtagagagaggaaagggaaagagccAGTGTGGCCAGATTGCCAGCTGGGGACCGCCAGGGCCTGGCCAGAGGGACTAGGTGGACTGGGGGGCACCCCACCTTGAACTCTGgctccccttcctttcctcctgctccccctgccccctgaGGCCAATGCCAGGGCCAGTGCCCTTGGGGGCTAGTGGTCTTGAACAGCTAGGAGTTTGCAATTAACCCAATAAATCAGTGGAGCTACTCTCAGGGTGATATCGGGGAGTGGGCGACTAGAGGGCCCATCAGGCCAGCCGAAGCCAGGGAGCCGACAGGGCCTGGGGGTGTGCGGGCAGCTACCCAGCTCCGGCTCTGGGGCTGAGGGGGCCTCTCTCCTAGAGATGGGTGGGAATCCCCTGGAGAACAGTGGCTTTCAACCTGGAGCATTCGATGGCCTGAAGCTCAACTACCTGCGAATCTCCGAGGCCAAGCTAACTGGCATCCCCAAAGGTAGGAAGGCAGCCCTTGCTTCGCACGCTGCCAGGCCTCCGGGGCCCAGATGGGTAGAGCTGGGGGCTTGGAGCTATCGGGAGTGACCCAGTCTATTCAGGGAGGGCTTTGGCAGCCCCCTCTTCCAACCTGGGGCAGAGCTAGAGCCTCTGTTCCTGCCCACATCCATACCCTCCATGCCTCCCAACCCTCCTACACACAGCACCAGGCCTCCCCTCCTGCATTCAGCTCAGAGTACCCTCTTTTCCCGGCAGACCTCCCAGAGACCCTGAATGAACTCCATCTGGACCACAACAAAATCCAGGCTATTgagctggaggatctgcttcgcTACTCCAAGCTGTACAGGTGGGCTGGGAGTCCCGGGGGGTCACCCCaccattcttctcttctctggcCTCTAAGTACATCTTATGCACCCATTCGCAGGCTGGGCCTGGGCCACAACCAGATCCGCATGATCGAGAACGGCAGCCTGAGTTTTCTGCCCACCCTGCGGGAGCTGCACCTAGACAATAACAAGCTGTCCAGGGTGCCTGCTGGCCTTCCCGACCTCAAGCTCCTCCAGGTGAGAGCCGGGGGACAGCCCTCGCTGCCAGGTTCTCTaagactgggggaggggagcagcccATGTCCCCAGGGCAGttcctcagccccctccccctccttgtgCGGGCCCAGCATGGGAAGGGCCCAGGTACAGAGTGGAGTGGGACCCCTCCGTGCAGGTGGCCAGCTGCGTGGTCTGGCCAGTTactcctgctctctctgcctccacttcctcatctggaaaggaGCAGTCACAAGGACTCCTTCCTCAGTGCCAAtgctttgtgctgaggaagaggaggagagcgAGGACTCCACCGTGGACAGTGAGGAGGGTGGGGCACGGGTGGAGAGAGGTTGTGAGGGATGAGCAGGAGTTGGCCTGGTAGATATTGGGGCTGTTCTCCCAGGTGGGTGGGACACCAGAAAGGCGTGGCAGGGCTTGGGAGTTTGGGGAACAGTCTGGGCATGGGGGTGCACAGATTTGTGGCAAGACAGGGATAGCCCATGGCAGGAAATGGGCTGATGAGAGGATGCAGGGCCTTCCCTGGGGTTGTCTCAGGGGCCCCTGTCCCTGGCTTGGCTTCCAGTCACACGGGTGAACTTGGCCTTGCCCAggccttccctgggcctcagtctctttCTCAGCCCCATTGACACGTGCCAGGAGACCTGCTATTCTCGTGGGCTGTCCAGTCAGAGCCAAGCCCAGCCAAGCCCCGCGTCGGGGCGGCCCGGCTGCAGGGGCAGCGCCGCGCATGCCGGCTGAGCAGGCCCTCTAGCGGCCGGCGTCCTCTCCGCCTCTAGAGGGCGCTGCTGCCATCTGAGTGTCCCCCCCCAATCCCGCCCCCTGGCCCCAGtaccgccccgccccccgccccgcgcacctcccccccccacccccaaccacgcTGCCCTGGAGAGGGGCTTCAGGGAGTTTGAGAGCTAGAGGGCAAGTGCCCCTGAGGACTGGGAGGAAGAAGAGGTCACCCTGCAGGCTCTTTCTCCTCTCGTGCCCCCTGGTCTCTGGAGTGAGAGGCTGCTCCCCAGGGAGCAGGCCTGGAGCCCAGGGAACACACAGGGAGGGCCATCTCACCTCATGACTCCGTGcactcctcacctcccacccaccATACACCCCACCTGAgtccctcagccctgccccccaTCACAAACCAGTGTCTTAATCCTGGCCAACACCTGCCCGACACCCACACCCAAGCCTCGGGGTGCTCCTCCCGACAATGGGAGAATCACATCCAGGCCCTCGAAGGGCTGTGCAGATACGAGGCAATGAAATAATGCCCATGAAGTGTCCAGCAGCGCTCAGCCAGGAGGGAGGGCCTGAGCCCTCTGGGTTCTGCCCTCCACTTGGCCCATCCAGGCTGGAACAGACTTGAGGACGGCGGTCGGGGCAACTGGGCCACTGGCACTGAGCCTGAGCCACGTTCTTCTACCCCCAGGTGGTCTACCTGCACACCAACAACATCACCAAGGTGGGCGTCAACGACTTCTGCCCCGTGGGTTTCGGGGTCAAACGGGCCTACTACAATGGCATCAGCCTCTTCAACAACCCTGTGCCCTACTGGGAGGTGCAGCCAGCCACCTTTCGCTGCGTCACCGACCGCCTGGCCATCCAGTTTGGCAATTACAAAAAGtagaggcagcagcagccaccATGCTGGCCTGGGCGGGGTCTCTGAGGAGCATAGCAGATGTTCTGAAGGGGGAGGCAGAGTAAGGGAGCAAAGCCAGTGCCCACCTGCACCCAACCCAGCCCTACCCTTGGTCCCTGGCCCCCACTAGCTTTCCCCTGATGCCTTCATCCTGGGTCCCAAGCGTGCAGGTGGGGAACAAGGCCCAGCCCCGATCACATGCTCCTCGGCTTCACAGCTGCCCCTTCCCTCATTGTAG is from Equus asinus isolate D_3611 breed Donkey chromosome X, EquAss-T2T_v2, whole genome shotgun sequence and encodes:
- the BGN gene encoding biglycan, which gives rise to MPTMWPLWLLTSLLALSQALPFEQKGFWDFTLDDGLPMLNDEEASGADTTSGIPDLDSLTPTFSAMCPFGCHCHLRVVQCSDLGLKAVPKEISPDTTLLDLQNNEISELRKDDFKGLQHLYALVLVNNKISKIHEKAFSPLRKLQKLYISKNHLVEIPPNLPSSLVELRIHDNRIRKVPKGVFSGLRNMNCIEMGGNPLENSGFQPGAFDGLKLNYLRISEAKLTGIPKDLPETLNELHLDHNKIQAIELEDLLRYSKLYRLGLGHNQIRMIENGSLSFLPTLRELHLDNNKLSRVPAGLPDLKLLQVVYLHTNNITKVGVNDFCPVGFGVKRAYYNGISLFNNPVPYWEVQPATFRCVTDRLAIQFGNYKK